A single region of the Malaclemys terrapin pileata isolate rMalTer1 chromosome 2, rMalTer1.hap1, whole genome shotgun sequence genome encodes:
- the KLHL40 gene encoding kelch-like protein 40, translating to MTLPIDQAEELRLYQQTLLQDGLKDMLDHNKFLDCVLKVKGKEFPCHRLVLAACSPYFRAMFLSDMEESKKREIDLEDVDPEVMRKILHYIYTSELELTEQNVQDIFSVANMFQIPSIFTVCVSFLQKRLCLSNCLAIFRLGLMLDCARLAVAARDFICDRFALVSRDEEFYQLSPNELIAIISTDSLNIEKEETVFEVVMKWAEAKDRESRIQALPVVFESIRFRLMPKDYIRDHVEKHPIVKSSPELLKKLQVVKDASEGKFMVVKKKNVKKSSETTAGDNAVNGEVAEGDDNEEDVLPGILNDTMRFGMFLQDLIFMVSSAGAVAYDPSANECYFASISAQIPKNHVSLVTKENQIFIAGGLYYNEDNKEDPMSSYFLQYDHLDSDWLGMPPLPSPRCLFGLGDAENSIFVVGGKELKEGEQTLDSVMCYDRLSFKWGESDPLPYAVYGHAVVSDKDLIYVIGGKRSDKKCLNKMCVYNPKKFEWKDLAPMKTARSLFGATVHNGKIYVATGVTDSGLTDSVEAYDIAANKWEPFTEFPQERSSVSLVSLAGSLYLLGGFATVETESGELVPTELNDVWRYDEEGKKWEGVLREIQYASGATFVPVRMNVLRLTKM from the exons ATGACGCTGCCAATAGACCAAGCAGAAGAGCTGCGTCTCTACCAGCAGACACTCCTCCAGGACGGGCTCAAAGACATGCTGGACCACAACAAGTTCCTGGATTGTGTCTTGAAAGTCAAGGGGAAGGAATTCCCCTGCCACCGGCTGGTGCTGGCAGCCTGCAGCCCCTATTTCCGGGCGATGTTCCTTTCAGACATGGAGGAGAGTAAGAAGAGGGAGATCGACCTGGAGGACGTGGACCCCGAAGTCATGCGCAAGATCCTCCATTACATCTACACCTCTGAGCTGGAGCTCACCGAGCAGAACGTGCAGGACATTTTCTCTGTGGCCAACATGTTCCAGATCCCCTCCATCTTCACCGTCTGTGTCTCCTTCCTGCAGAAGCGTCTCTGTCTCAGCAACTGCTTGGCTATCTTCAGGCTGGGCTTGATGCTGGACTGCGCCCGCCTGGCAGTGGCCGCCCGGGATTTCATCTGCGACCGCTTTGCTCTGGTCTCCCGGGATGAGGAGTTCTACCAGCTCTCCCCTAATGAGCTCATCGCTATCATATCTACCGACTCCCTCAACATTGAGAAGGAGGAGACGGTCTTCGAGGTGGTGATGAAGTGGGCGGAAGCCAAGGACCGCGAGAGCCGGATCCAGGCCTTGCCGGTCGTCTTCGAGAGCATCCGTTTCCGCCTCATGCCCAAGGATTACATCAGGGACCATGTGGAGAAGCACCCCATTGTGAAGTCCAGCCCGGAGCTGCTCAAGAAACTCCAGGTGGTGAAGGACGCCAGCGAAGGCAAATTCATGGTGGTGAAAAAGAAGAACGTGAAGAAAAGCAGTGAGACGACAGCTGGGGACAACGCTGTCAATGGAGAAGTGGCCGAGGGGGATGATAACGAGGAGGACGTCCTCCCGGGGATCTTAAATGACACAATGCGCTTTGGGATGTTCCTCCAGGACCTAATTTTCATGGTGAGCAGTGCCGGGGCGGTGGCCTATGACCCCAGCGCTAACGAGTGCTATTTTGCCTCCATCTCGGCTCAGATCCCAAAAAATCATGTCAGTCTGGTAACCAAAGAGAACCAGATCTTCATAGCAGGTGGACTGTACTACAACGAGGACAACAAAGAGGACCCCATGAGCTCCTACTTCTTACAG TATGATCACCTGGACTCTGACTGGCTGGGCAtgccccctctgccttccccccgCTGCCTCTTTGGCCTGGGAGATGCAGAAAACTCCATTTTCGTGGTAGGAGGGAAAGAACTGAAAGAAGGAGAACAGACCTTGGACTCCGTCATGTGCTACGACCGACT GTCATTTAAATGGGGCGAGTCAGATCCGCTCCCCTATGCGGTCTATGGCCATGCTGTGGTATCAGACAAGGATCTAATCTACGTCATAGGAGGCAAAAGAAGTGACAA GAAGTGCCTGAACAAGATGTGCGTCTACAACCCGAAGAAGTTTGAGTGGAAGGATCTGGCTCCCATGAAAACCGCTCGTTCTCTGTTCGGAGCAACCGTACACAATGGCAAGATCTATGTGGCAACTGGCGTGACCGACTCTGGCTTGACTGACTCAGTGGAAGCGTATGACATTGCAGCTAACAA GTGGGAGCCCTTCactgaattcccccaggagcgcAGCTCGGTCAGCCTGGTGAGTCTGGCTGGCAGTCTGTATTTACTTGGTGGATTTGCCACAGTGGAGACGGAGTCAGGAGAACTGGTGCCAACCGAGCTCAATGACGTTTGGAG GTATGATGAAGAAGGGAAGAAGTGGGAAGGTGTCCTCAGAGAGATCCAGTATGCCTCAGGCGCCACCTTCGTTCCTGTGCGCATGAATGTTTTACGGTTAACAAAAATGTAA